The Vibrio tubiashii ATCC 19109 genome has a segment encoding these proteins:
- the hscB gene encoding co-chaperone HscB yields the protein MNYFELFGLPSQFNLDGSLLSSQFRELQKQFHPDNFATASERDRLMAVQKAAEINDAYQVLKNPISRAEYILSENGVEIRGEQQTMQDPMFLMEQMELREELEDISSSSDAEDALFDFESKVSKMFKQQLTATEQDLNQTDWQQAADRVRKLKFIAKLQNEIELVEDKLFG from the coding sequence ATGAATTACTTTGAATTATTTGGGCTACCAAGTCAGTTTAATCTGGATGGTAGCCTTCTTTCTTCACAATTCCGTGAACTTCAAAAACAGTTTCATCCTGATAATTTTGCGACTGCATCTGAACGTGACCGTTTAATGGCGGTGCAAAAAGCTGCCGAGATTAACGACGCCTACCAAGTTCTCAAGAACCCTATCTCAAGAGCCGAATACATCTTGTCTGAGAATGGCGTAGAGATTCGAGGTGAGCAGCAAACGATGCAAGATCCGATGTTCTTAATGGAGCAAATGGAACTGCGTGAAGAACTAGAAGATATCTCTTCAAGCTCCGACGCAGAAGATGCGTTGTTCGACTTTGAAAGCAAAGTGAGCAAAATGTTTAAGCAGCAATTGACTGCAACCGAGCAAGATTTAAATCAAACGGACTGGCAGCAAGCAGCTGACCGAGTTCGTAAACTTAAATTTATTGCCAAACTACAGAACGAAATCGAGCTAGTGGAAGACAAACTCTTCGGCTAG
- the iscX gene encoding Fe-S cluster assembly protein IscX, with protein MKWTDSRDIAIELCDKFPEVDPKTVRFTDLHQWITELDEFDDEPNRSNEKILEAVILCWMDEMD; from the coding sequence ATGAAATGGACAGATTCACGCGATATTGCGATCGAGCTATGTGACAAGTTTCCAGAGGTAGATCCTAAAACAGTACGTTTTACCGATCTTCATCAGTGGATTACTGAGTTGGACGAGTTTGATGATGAGCCAAACCGTTCTAATGAAAAGATTCTGGAAGCGGTGATCTTGTGCTGGATGGATGAAATGGATTAA
- the fdx gene encoding ISC system 2Fe-2S type ferredoxin — MPKIIVLPHEDLCPEGAVLEANSGDTVLDVALKNGIGIEHACEKSCACTTCHVVIREGFDSLEESDELEDDMLDKAWGLEPESRLGCQAKVADEDLVVEIPKYTLNHASEDH, encoded by the coding sequence ATGCCTAAGATTATTGTATTACCGCATGAAGATTTATGCCCAGAAGGTGCGGTTTTGGAAGCAAATAGTGGTGACACCGTTCTTGATGTTGCGCTAAAAAATGGCATTGGCATTGAACACGCATGTGAAAAGTCGTGCGCTTGTACGACCTGTCACGTGGTGATTCGTGAAGGTTTTGATTCACTAGAAGAGAGTGACGAGCTTGAAGATGACATGCTAGATAAAGCGTGGGGTCTTGAGCCAGAATCTCGCCTTGGCTGTCAGGCTAAAGTCGCAGACGAAGATCTCGTCGTTGAGATTCCAAAATATACTCTGAACCACGCTTCAGAAGATCACTAA
- the iscA gene encoding iron-sulfur cluster assembly protein IscA, whose amino-acid sequence MAITMTETAASRVRTFLENRGKGIGLRLGVKTTGCSGMAYVLEFVDELNEEDSVFEHEGVKVIIDQKSLVYLDGTELDYVKEGLNEGFEFNNPNAKSECGCGESFNV is encoded by the coding sequence ATGGCCATTACAATGACAGAAACCGCGGCAAGTCGCGTTAGAACATTCCTAGAAAACCGAGGCAAAGGTATCGGTTTACGCTTGGGTGTGAAAACGACCGGGTGTTCTGGTATGGCATATGTACTTGAATTCGTTGATGAGCTTAACGAAGAAGATTCAGTATTCGAACATGAAGGCGTGAAGGTCATCATTGACCAAAAGAGCCTAGTGTACTTAGACGGAACTGAACTGGATTACGTTAAAGAAGGCCTCAACGAAGGGTTTGAATTCAATAACCCGAATGCTAAGAGCGAATGTGGTTGTGGTGAAAGCTTCAACGTGTAA
- the hscA gene encoding Fe-S protein assembly chaperone HscA translates to MALLQIAEPGQSSAPHEHKLAAGIDLGTTNSLVASVRSGDAATLQDEQGQSILPSVVNYSGETPEVGYAAKDKAEADPTNTIISVKRLLGRSLEDIQARYPNLPYQFKASDNGLPVLQTASGDKNPIEVSAEILKSLGQRAEKTLGGELAGVVITVPAYFDDAQRAGTKDAAKLAGLHVLRLLNEPTAAAIAYGLDSGQEGVIAVYDLGGGTFDISILRLSKGVFEVLATGGDSALGGDDFDHLLADYLLEKSGNTETLTATQMRAVLNVATATKIAFSDKESVEVDVLGWQGSVSRDEFEDLIRPLVKKTLMSCRRALKDAQVDAEDVLEAVMVGGSTRTLLVREMVGDFFGRKPLTSINPDEVVAIGAGIQADILAGNKPDSEMLLLDVIPLSLGIETMGGLVEKIVPRNTTIPVARAQEFTTFKDGQTAMSVHVVQGEREMVDDCRSLARFSLKGIPPMAAGAAHIRVTYQVDADGLLSVTAMEKSTGVQSEIQVKPSYGLSDDEVANMLRDSMTYAKEDMNARALAEQRVEADRVIEGLIAAMQADGDELLSESERAELLKAIESLIELRNGDSADAIEQGIKDTDKASQEFASRRMDKSIRAALSGQSVNDI, encoded by the coding sequence ATGGCATTACTTCAAATTGCAGAACCGGGTCAAAGCTCGGCTCCACATGAGCATAAACTTGCTGCTGGCATTGACTTAGGTACGACTAACTCACTGGTGGCTTCAGTTCGAAGTGGCGACGCGGCAACACTGCAAGATGAGCAAGGTCAAAGCATCTTACCTTCCGTTGTTAACTACTCAGGAGAGACTCCCGAAGTTGGTTATGCAGCGAAAGATAAAGCAGAAGCTGATCCAACCAATACCATTATCTCAGTGAAGCGACTATTAGGCCGTTCACTAGAAGATATCCAAGCGCGCTATCCGAATCTTCCTTACCAGTTTAAAGCGAGTGACAACGGCCTACCGGTACTGCAAACGGCAAGTGGGGATAAAAACCCTATTGAAGTATCCGCTGAAATTCTCAAGTCGCTAGGTCAGCGTGCTGAGAAAACGCTAGGTGGCGAGTTAGCGGGAGTGGTAATCACCGTTCCTGCTTACTTTGATGACGCTCAGCGTGCTGGAACCAAAGATGCGGCTAAGCTAGCAGGTCTGCATGTTTTAAGACTGCTTAATGAGCCGACAGCAGCGGCAATTGCTTACGGACTAGACTCGGGTCAGGAAGGTGTGATCGCCGTATACGATTTGGGTGGTGGTACGTTTGATATCTCTATTCTACGTCTATCCAAAGGCGTGTTTGAAGTATTGGCAACCGGTGGTGATTCTGCACTTGGTGGTGACGATTTTGACCACCTGCTGGCTGATTACCTACTTGAAAAGTCGGGTAACACAGAGACTTTAACTGCAACGCAGATGCGCGCAGTTTTGAATGTGGCAACTGCGACTAAAATTGCTTTCTCAGATAAAGAGTCAGTAGAGGTTGATGTTCTAGGTTGGCAAGGTAGCGTTTCTCGCGATGAGTTTGAAGACTTGATTCGCCCGCTCGTTAAGAAGACTTTGATGTCTTGTCGCCGTGCATTGAAAGACGCACAAGTTGATGCCGAAGATGTGCTAGAAGCGGTTATGGTAGGCGGTTCTACACGTACGCTGCTTGTAAGAGAAATGGTGGGTGATTTCTTTGGTCGTAAGCCGCTAACCAGCATTAACCCTGATGAAGTGGTGGCAATTGGCGCTGGTATTCAAGCCGATATTTTGGCTGGCAATAAGCCTGACTCTGAAATGCTACTACTCGATGTTATTCCGCTATCCCTTGGTATTGAAACCATGGGCGGACTGGTTGAGAAGATTGTTCCACGTAACACGACAATTCCAGTTGCACGAGCTCAAGAATTTACCACGTTTAAAGATGGTCAAACGGCAATGAGCGTTCATGTTGTGCAAGGTGAACGTGAAATGGTTGATGACTGTCGCTCTCTGGCGCGTTTCTCGCTAAAAGGCATTCCACCTATGGCGGCAGGGGCAGCGCATATCCGCGTGACCTATCAAGTTGATGCAGACGGCCTCCTGTCTGTAACTGCGATGGAAAAGAGTACAGGTGTTCAGTCTGAGATTCAGGTTAAGCCGTCTTATGGTTTGAGCGATGATGAAGTCGCCAATATGCTGCGTGATTCTATGACGTATGCAAAAGAAGATATGAATGCTCGAGCGCTAGCAGAGCAACGCGTTGAAGCCGATCGCGTTATCGAAGGTTTGATTGCAGCAATGCAGGCAGATGGTGATGAGCTACTGTCTGAGTCAGAACGTGCTGAGCTGCTTAAAGCGATTGAGTCTTTAATTGAGCTACGCAATGGCGACAGCGCTGACGCGATAGAACAAGGTATCAAAGATACTGACAAGGCGAGCCAAGAGTTTGCTTCTCGCCGCATGGACAAATCGATTCGAGCTGCTTTGTCAGGTCAATCAGTAAATGATATTTAA